The Synechocystis sp. PCC 7509 genome includes a window with the following:
- a CDS encoding rod shape-determining protein yields the protein MGLFGFFNQSSLSRDMGIDLGTANTLVFVSGKGIVLQEPSVIAIDSKDKQTLAVGEDAKKMLGRTPGSVVVSRPLRNGVIADFDTAELMLKHFIQRANGGRTVNPRIVVGIPSGVTGVEQQALMNAALRAGAREVHVVDEPLAAAIGAGLPVTEPIGNMIIDIGGGTTEIAVLSYNGTVESESVRVAGDELNEAIIHYMKKIHNMIIGERTAEEVKIRIGSAYPTRNDDDAVMEVRGLHLLSGLPRTVTIKGPEIRESMSEPLLVIIEAVKRTLERTPPELAADIVDRGIMLAGGGALLRGINTLISHETGIITHIADEPLNCVVLGTGKVLENFNQMERVFSGRSQHQ from the coding sequence GTGGGTCTTTTTGGTTTTTTTAATCAGTCTTCTTTATCTAGGGACATGGGTATCGATCTCGGTACTGCCAATACCCTCGTTTTTGTATCTGGTAAAGGTATTGTTTTGCAAGAGCCGTCAGTAATTGCCATCGATTCCAAAGACAAACAAACCCTAGCTGTAGGAGAAGATGCCAAAAAAATGTTAGGCAGAACTCCCGGTAGCGTCGTTGTAAGTCGTCCCTTACGCAATGGCGTAATTGCTGACTTTGATACTGCCGAATTAATGCTCAAGCATTTTATCCAACGAGCCAATGGCGGCAGAACTGTTAACCCACGCATTGTCGTTGGCATTCCTAGCGGCGTTACGGGCGTAGAACAACAAGCCTTGATGAATGCAGCTCTGCGGGCGGGAGCAAGAGAAGTTCACGTCGTCGATGAGCCATTAGCAGCAGCCATTGGGGCGGGATTGCCCGTAACCGAACCCATTGGCAACATGATTATAGATATCGGCGGCGGGACGACAGAAATTGCCGTGCTAAGTTATAACGGAACAGTGGAAAGTGAATCGGTGCGAGTGGCTGGAGATGAGCTAAATGAGGCAATTATCCACTACATGAAAAAAATTCACAATATGATTATTGGCGAACGCACCGCCGAAGAAGTCAAAATTCGGATTGGCTCGGCTTATCCTACCCGTAATGATGATGATGCGGTGATGGAAGTAAGAGGATTGCATTTACTTTCAGGATTGCCACGAACAGTCACAATTAAAGGGCCAGAAATTCGGGAAAGTATGTCAGAACCACTACTTGTAATTATTGAGGCAGTAAAGCGCACCTTAGAGAGAACCCCGCCCGAACTTGCCGCCGATATTGTCGATCGCGGTATTATGCTGGCAGGAGGTGGAGCTTTATTGCGCGGCATAAATACATTGATTAGTCATGAAACAGGCATCATTACCCACATAGCTGATGAACCTTTAAACTGTGTAGTTTTAGGTACAGGGAAAGTATTAGAGAACTTTAATCAAATGGAACGAGTATTTAGCGGGCGTTCCCAACATCAGTAA
- a CDS encoding tyrosine-type recombinase/integrase produces the protein MTLATVPLSKVGKTEKRASKSPNSRKYSEVRTREYLLLAEIEAMRSAVKKGKGRHAHRDSTLILLIYRHGLRVAEASALQWTQIDFNGGTIYVKRVKKGTSSVQPLYGDEIRSLRKLQRDYPASPYVFQSSRFGPLAHDTVGGIVERAGELAALPPVHAHMLRHGTGYYLANRGIDTRTIQSYLGHNNIQHTVRYTELASTKFQGLWDS, from the coding sequence ATGACATTAGCAACCGTCCCACTATCGAAAGTTGGTAAAACCGAAAAGCGAGCTTCTAAATCTCCTAATTCTCGCAAATATTCAGAAGTTAGAACTAGAGAATATTTATTATTGGCAGAAATTGAAGCGATGCGATCGGCAGTTAAAAAAGGCAAGGGTCGTCATGCTCACCGAGATTCAACTTTAATTTTGCTAATTTATCGTCATGGATTGCGTGTAGCTGAAGCATCAGCATTGCAATGGACACAGATAGATTTTAATGGAGGGACGATTTACGTCAAGCGAGTTAAAAAGGGAACTTCTTCGGTGCAACCGCTATATGGTGACGAGATTCGGTCACTTCGCAAGCTACAACGAGATTATCCTGCTAGTCCCTATGTTTTTCAGTCTTCGCGATTTGGGCCGTTAGCTCATGATACGGTTGGTGGCATTGTCGAGCGGGCTGGAGAGTTGGCTGCTTTACCGCCCGTTCATGCCCATATGCTGCGGCACGGCACGGGTTATTATTTGGCGAACCGAGGTATTGATACTCGGACAATTCAGAGCTATCTGGGGCATAACAATATTCAACACACAGTGCGTTATACCGAACTTGCTTCTACCAAGTTTCAAGGGCTGTGGGATAGTTGA
- the mreC gene encoding rod shape-determining protein MreC, whose amino-acid sequence MRRWWDKNRWQLIGTCLALVGAWIIRQTQGAAISEVTNIITRPFQDPIQVEKLNDARSIELLGRLVEQERQNQQLKELLDYRATQKKPQMIVAPVIGRSADLWWQQVTLGRGSSAGIRVNFVVTAPGGLVGRVSSVTPNTSRVLLVSDVTSQVGVTISRSRYTGLLRGQSSTRAIMQFFDKVPDVRPGDFVATSPYSQIFPAGIPVGRVETINLTKSPAPEAAIALTSPLNYLEWVFVYAKPGSQENK is encoded by the coding sequence ATGCGTCGATGGTGGGATAAAAATAGGTGGCAATTGATCGGTACTTGTTTGGCATTAGTTGGGGCTTGGATAATACGCCAAACTCAGGGTGCTGCCATTAGCGAAGTAACTAATATAATTACTCGCCCCTTTCAAGATCCAATTCAAGTGGAAAAGTTGAACGATGCCCGCAGCATCGAATTACTAGGGCGGCTAGTAGAACAAGAGCGTCAAAATCAACAGCTAAAAGAGTTACTAGACTATCGAGCCACGCAAAAAAAACCGCAAATGATTGTTGCGCCAGTTATTGGACGCAGTGCGGATTTGTGGTGGCAACAAGTAACTTTAGGGCGCGGTAGCAGTGCAGGTATCCGAGTAAACTTTGTTGTTACGGCTCCCGGCGGTTTGGTCGGTAGAGTAAGTAGCGTTACTCCAAATACTAGCCGCGTTTTGTTAGTTAGCGATGTGACAAGCCAAGTTGGGGTAACTATCAGCCGTAGTCGATATACGGGTTTGCTTAGAGGGCAATCTTCAACTAGGGCAATCATGCAATTTTTTGATAAAGTCCCCGATGTTCGCCCTGGCGATTTTGTGGCTACTTCGCCTTATAGTCAAATATTTCCGGCGGGTATACCAGTAGGGAGAGTGGAAACAATTAATTTAACCAAAAGCCCTGCCCCGGAAGCAGCGATCGCTCTGACTTCACCGTTAAATTATTTAGAATGGGTTTTTGTGTACGCAAAACCTGGCAGTCAGGAAAATAAATAA
- a CDS encoding IS1096 element passenger TnpR family protein: MIWRRIKVRSDNTIADLHYIIQIVMGWTDSHLHRFVIHKKDYGIAQIGGISFSDDPSLSQTS, encoded by the coding sequence ATGATTTGGCGACGTATTAAAGTTCGCAGCGACAACACGATCGCCGATCTGCACTACATCATCCAGATCGTAATGGGCTGGACAGACTCCCATTTGCATCGCTTTGTCATCCACAAGAAAGATTACGGCATCGCTCAAATCGGTGGTATTTCATTCTCTGACGATCCCAGCCTAAGTCAAACTAGCTGA
- a CDS encoding plasmid pRiA4b ORF-3 family protein: MGWRVKERFLYEYDFGDYWQHQIRVEKILTSKSNNLEPVCISGQCACPPEDCGGAWQFMAKKQAYWVGYIVEQVTLLRSTFRRRIG, translated from the coding sequence TTGGGCTGGCGTGTAAAAGAGCGGTTTTTATACGAATATGACTTCGGCGACTATTGGCAGCATCAAATTCGAGTCGAGAAAATACTTACCTCCAAATCAAATAACTTAGAGCCAGTGTGTATTAGTGGCCAATGTGCTTGCCCTCCAGAAGACTGTGGTGGCGCGTGGCAGTTCATGGCAAAAAAACAGGCATATTGGGTCGGTTACATCGTAGAACAGGTTACACTCTTGCGGTCAACGTTTAGAAGAAGAATTGGGTGA
- a CDS encoding reverse transcriptase N-terminal domain-containing protein — MVRHSDNASELWKNLPWKKFRRDLFRLQKRVWKAVNVGDKRKAKYLQKLILKSKAARFLAIRQVTQLNAGKKTAGVDGKASLTFEERFTLSQNLRENVNTWKHNKLHEIPIPKKDGTMRMLKVPTVYSYCTSIQ, encoded by the coding sequence ATGGTTAGACACAGCGACAACGCTAGTGAACTTTGGAAGAATCTCCCCTGGAAGAAATTTCGGAGGGATTTATTCCGCTTGCAAAAACGAGTGTGGAAAGCAGTGAATGTTGGAGACAAGCGCAAAGCGAAGTATCTACAAAAACTTATCTTGAAGTCAAAGGCTGCAAGATTTCTGGCTATACGCCAAGTAACTCAGTTGAACGCTGGTAAGAAAACGGCGGGGGTTGACGGCAAAGCATCCCTCACATTTGAGGAACGCTTCACCTTAAGTCAGAATCTTAGGGAAAATGTTAACACATGGAAGCACAATAAGCTACATGAAATCCCCATCCCTAAAAAGGATGGAACAATGCGGATGCTAAAAGTTCCGACGGTGTATTCATATTGCACTTCGATTCAATGA
- a CDS encoding tyrosine-type recombinase/integrase, with amino-acid sequence MTKLPPRKLPFSNRRDRQFLYLHEVDALIAASIHSRAPTRNQALIMLLFCQALQPSEICWLRWCDLNFTAHTLLIVRNRSKSLRLQPQVVVNQQPLCPAEIEILQELIQLSKTDWILESERKQRLSDRSLHHIVHQAGKQAGLPLPVHPYMLRRSGLYYRAALLLQRANLSLHECCLLWNYYATSSAMTASAQIEYRAIERKREETFLLAFEQIKAFAGISSDENVIDYLLGAYLLSPHLSEIFDNYWLTPAYWRLKTLPKTFKSIRSTYS; translated from the coding sequence ATGACCAAGCTTCCCCCACGCAAACTCCCTTTTTCAAACCGCCGGGATCGCCAATTCCTCTACCTTCATGAAGTTGATGCCCTGATCGCTGCAAGCATCCATTCCCGCGCCCCGACTCGCAACCAAGCTCTAATTATGCTCCTGTTCTGTCAAGCGCTACAACCATCGGAAATCTGCTGGCTGCGCTGGTGCGACCTCAATTTTACTGCCCATACTCTGCTCATTGTTCGTAATCGATCTAAGTCCCTCCGCCTCCAGCCGCAAGTTGTAGTCAACCAACAACCTTTGTGTCCTGCGGAAATTGAGATTTTGCAGGAATTAATACAACTTAGTAAAACTGACTGGATATTAGAGAGCGAGAGAAAACAACGCCTAAGCGATCGCTCTTTACACCACATCGTTCACCAAGCTGGCAAGCAAGCTGGTTTACCCCTTCCCGTCCATCCCTATATGCTTCGCCGCTCCGGGCTATATTATCGCGCTGCTCTATTGCTTCAAAGAGCCAACTTGTCGCTGCATGAATGCTGCCTGCTGTGGAATTATTACGCTACATCCTCTGCAATGACTGCCTCTGCACAAATTGAGTATAGGGCAATTGAACGCAAACGTGAGGAAACTTTTTTACTTGCTTTTGAGCAGATTAAAGCTTTTGCTGGCATTAGCAGCGATGAAAATGTTATCGACTATCTTTTGGGCGCTTATTTATTATCTCCCCATTTATCAGAAATTTTCGATAACTACTGGCTAACCCCCGCCTACTGGCGTTTGAAAACTTTGCCGAAAACATTTAAGTCTATTAGAAGCACCTATTCTTAA
- a CDS encoding zinc ribbon domain-containing protein — translation MSNCERLRHNCPISLSDGCPGTPREGFALLQGLVICGKCGRRMSPRYHGTGGCRAAYECTQARKQDGSVGACWSVAGAAIDTAVSVHVLSAFTDEQLDISLAVLSELENIADEADKTWQLRLERVRYEAERAFRQYDATEPENRLVARTLERRWNEKLQQLAELEEAYQKARQVQRLELTAVQRQQILQLANDIPTLWHASTTTNLERKEILGLLVKQVVITPIDAPSRSTRVQILWHTGVTSELIATRPTNAEKFRTPNGVIQLIEELAVGRTDSEIAHELNRRGLVGGTGRAFTKKGVAWIRWKFGIEKPLSNPQVAHLGVSPEGYYSTSALALKLGVGIHTVYYWRDKGIIQAFQETPKSPWWYIVTPEVLETLREKIRRVPVKSE, via the coding sequence TTGTCTAATTGTGAGCGACTCAGACACAATTGCCCAATTTCTTTATCAGATGGATGTCCAGGTACACCTAGAGAGGGCTTTGCTCTCCTCCAAGGTTTAGTAATTTGCGGTAAATGCGGTCGTCGTATGAGTCCTCGCTACCACGGTACTGGTGGTTGTAGAGCAGCTTACGAATGTACCCAAGCTCGAAAACAAGATGGTAGCGTCGGTGCTTGCTGGAGCGTTGCGGGAGCAGCCATTGATACAGCCGTTTCCGTCCATGTGCTGTCAGCTTTTACGGACGAGCAACTAGACATTTCCCTTGCTGTCCTATCTGAACTTGAAAATATTGCCGATGAGGCAGATAAAACATGGCAACTGCGACTGGAAAGGGTACGTTACGAAGCTGAAAGAGCTTTTCGACAATATGATGCAACCGAGCCAGAAAATCGTTTAGTAGCCCGTACACTAGAAAGGCGATGGAATGAAAAATTACAACAGTTAGCAGAGTTAGAAGAAGCATACCAAAAAGCCCGCCAAGTACAACGGCTGGAATTAACAGCAGTGCAACGGCAACAAATTTTACAGTTAGCCAATGATATTCCCACACTTTGGCACGCCAGTACTACTACGAACCTTGAGCGTAAAGAAATACTAGGGCTGTTAGTAAAACAAGTTGTTATCACCCCAATTGATGCTCCCTCTCGTTCCACTCGTGTCCAAATACTTTGGCATACAGGAGTTACAAGTGAGTTGATTGCGACACGCCCAACAAATGCAGAAAAATTCCGAACACCCAACGGGGTCATTCAACTCATTGAAGAATTAGCTGTAGGTCGAACTGATAGCGAAATTGCTCATGAACTCAATCGCCGAGGTTTAGTGGGTGGTACTGGGCGTGCTTTTACGAAAAAAGGTGTCGCCTGGATTCGTTGGAAGTTTGGGATTGAAAAGCCTTTAAGTAACCCACAAGTAGCACACTTAGGGGTTAGTCCAGAAGGTTACTATTCCACCAGTGCCCTGGCTCTTAAACTTGGTGTTGGAATTCATACTGTCTATTACTGGCGAGACAAAGGAATTATTCAGGCATTTCAAGAAACTCCTAAAAGTCCTTGGTGGTACATAGTCACACCCGAAGTTTTAGAGACTTTACGTGAAAAAATCCGCCGCGTACCAGTTAAATCTGAATAA
- the mreD gene encoding rod shape-determining protein MreD, translating to MRKKFLRQILPKGLIPTYLLNWTVIVGSLAICLFLLPLRLPGVELLGIAPNWLLIWVVCWSVKRSMGAGLLAGIALGWLLDGMTYPTPTHTWSLVVVGILTARLHKTRYLQEDFISIALIVFGMTILAEMIMAVQFAFPASTLNITEAIDKLRLNLAYQWIYHQQTALSSAIVSSLWAPVVYYPLNRWWQNPPPNPSSSI from the coding sequence TTGAGGAAAAAGTTTTTGCGCCAAATTTTGCCAAAAGGCTTAATTCCCACCTATTTGTTGAACTGGACAGTGATTGTTGGCTCTTTAGCTATCTGTTTATTCCTTTTACCCCTGCGCTTACCAGGCGTAGAATTATTAGGGATCGCTCCCAACTGGCTATTAATTTGGGTGGTGTGTTGGAGTGTCAAACGCTCAATGGGAGCAGGTTTGCTTGCAGGTATAGCTTTAGGCTGGTTGCTAGATGGCATGACTTACCCAACCCCTACTCATACTTGGAGCTTGGTAGTTGTGGGCATTTTGACGGCACGGTTGCACAAAACGCGCTACTTGCAAGAAGATTTTATTTCTATTGCTTTAATTGTTTTTGGCATGACTATACTGGCAGAAATGATCATGGCGGTGCAATTTGCTTTTCCTGCCTCGACGCTAAATATTACTGAAGCTATAGATAAATTAAGGCTGAATTTAGCTTACCAATGGATTTATCACCAGCAAACAGCTTTATCGAGTGCGATCGTTAGTAGTCTTTGGGCCCCAGTGGTTTATTATCCTCTTAATCGCTGGTGGCAAAATCCGCCGCCAAATCCTAGTTCATCGATTTAG
- a CDS encoding AbrB/MazE/SpoVT family DNA-binding domain-containing protein encodes MKSATITSKGQVTIPKEIRDYLKLEIGSKIDFVIDENGTVKIIPLTVSVTALSGMLRRPGLAAATIEEDMELAIAQGACDCT; translated from the coding sequence ATGAAAAGCGCTACTATTACCAGTAAAGGTCAAGTCACTATTCCCAAAGAGATTCGAGACTACTTAAAGTTAGAAATTGGCAGCAAAATTGACTTTGTAATTGATGAGAACGGGACTGTTAAGATAATTCCCCTCACTGTATCAGTTACAGCATTGTCTGGAATGCTACGCCGTCCGGGTCTGGCTGCCGCAACTATTGAAGAAGATATGGAATTAGCGATCGCTCAGGGTGCTTGTGATTGCACTTGA
- a CDS encoding recombinase family protein, which translates to MNNKISSTHLERRAVVYLRQSTPKQVEFHRESTERQYALADRALTLGWDKSQITILDSDLGKSGQSTTGREDFHRLMAAVGLGEVGAVLALEASRFSRSQADWHKLLDICALTDTLVIDHDGIYDPNDFNDRVILGFKGTWSHTELHGMRLRLQGAKLNKAKKGELRCSPPTGYVYNPEGKLVLDPDEGVVAAIQLAF; encoded by the coding sequence ATGAATAATAAAATTAGTTCAACCCATCTGGAACGCCGCGCTGTTGTGTATTTAAGACAGTCAACACCCAAGCAGGTAGAATTTCACCGTGAAAGTACTGAGAGACAATATGCCCTAGCTGACCGTGCATTAACCTTGGGTTGGGACAAGAGCCAAATAACCATATTGGATAGCGACCTTGGTAAAAGTGGTCAAAGCACAACGGGACGAGAGGATTTTCATCGACTAATGGCTGCTGTTGGTTTAGGAGAGGTGGGGGCTGTGTTAGCTCTGGAAGCCTCAAGATTTTCTCGTTCCCAAGCAGATTGGCATAAACTTTTAGATATCTGTGCCCTTACAGACACCTTGGTAATTGACCACGATGGGATTTACGACCCAAATGATTTTAATGACCGAGTGATACTGGGGTTTAAGGGAACTTGGAGCCACACGGAACTACATGGTATGCGCTTACGGTTACAAGGAGCCAAACTCAATAAAGCTAAAAAAGGAGAATTACGCTGTTCTCCACCTACTGGCTATGTCTACAACCCAGAAGGGAAATTGGTGTTAGACCCAGATGAAGGGGTAGTTGCCGCAATACAGTTAGCCTTTTAA
- the ribD gene encoding bifunctional diaminohydroxyphosphoribosylaminopyrimidine deaminase/5-amino-6-(5-phosphoribosylamino)uracil reductase RibD — translation MQRCLSLARNALGRTAPNPLVGSVVVLDGKIIGEGFHPGAGQPHAEVFALIAAGNLAVGATLYVNLEPCNHYGRTPPCSEAVVASQVSKVVVGMVDPDPRVAGGGIARLRSAGIEVVVGVEEADCRQLNEAFIHRILYQQPFGILKYAMTLDGKIATSNGHSAWITGEIARNEVHKLRAACDAVIVGGNTVRLDNPKLTSRLADAANPLRVVMSRSLNLPANAHLWENMEVAPTLILTEVGVNRDFQQLLLAKGVKVVELNPLTPTEAMKYLYSLGLMSVLWECGGTLAAKAIACGAVQKVLAFIAPKIIGGNQAFSPVGELDLTNMTQALTLERYHWRSVGADYLMEGYLPIKQIAKVDPPIVN, via the coding sequence ATGCAACGGTGTTTGTCTCTAGCTCGTAACGCCCTAGGACGCACCGCCCCCAATCCCTTAGTTGGCTCGGTAGTAGTCCTAGATGGCAAAATTATTGGTGAAGGATTCCATCCCGGCGCAGGTCAACCCCACGCCGAAGTTTTTGCCCTGATTGCCGCCGGAAACCTTGCCGTGGGAGCAACACTTTACGTTAACCTAGAGCCTTGCAATCACTACGGGCGCACTCCTCCTTGTAGCGAGGCAGTAGTCGCGTCTCAAGTGTCCAAAGTCGTAGTCGGGATGGTAGACCCCGATCCGCGCGTCGCTGGCGGTGGCATTGCTAGATTGCGCTCGGCGGGTATCGAGGTGGTGGTAGGAGTCGAAGAAGCAGACTGTCGTCAGTTAAATGAAGCTTTTATTCATCGCATTCTCTACCAACAGCCTTTTGGCATTTTGAAGTACGCCATGACTCTAGACGGCAAAATTGCCACAAGTAACGGTCATAGTGCCTGGATCACTGGGGAAATTGCCCGTAATGAAGTACATAAATTACGGGCTGCTTGCGATGCGGTGATTGTGGGGGGGAATACTGTTAGGCTAGATAATCCTAAGCTGACAAGTAGGCTTGCTGATGCTGCCAATCCCTTGCGGGTAGTTATGAGTCGTAGCCTAAATTTGCCTGCAAACGCTCACTTGTGGGAAAATATGGAAGTCGCCCCAACTTTGATATTGACTGAAGTGGGGGTAAATAGAGATTTTCAACAACTGCTCTTAGCTAAAGGAGTAAAAGTTGTAGAATTAAACCCTTTGACACCAACAGAGGCAATGAAGTATTTATATTCTTTGGGTTTAATGTCCGTATTGTGGGAATGTGGAGGAACTTTAGCCGCTAAAGCGATCGCCTGTGGAGCCGTTCAAAAGGTACTTGCTTTTATTGCTCCCAAAATTATCGGTGGTAATCAGGCTTTTTCCCCCGTAGGTGAATTAGATTTGACCAACATGACTCAAGCTCTCACTTTAGAGCGCTACCATTGGCGCAGTGTAGGCGCGGATTATTTGATGGAAGGTTATTTACCTATCAAGCAAATTGCTAAGGTCGATCCACCCATCGTCAATTAA
- a CDS encoding tyrosine-type recombinase/integrase: protein MRLLSANEIVTLKLTEPVPLSNHPAAVYLGSLTLGSERAMRSALNQIASLLTAGECDAMTLDWSKLRYRHTAAVRTALKQKLAATTVNRMLVALRRVLLEAYQLDLIEMTHYNKAIALPSLKTSLGLRGRALTSEEISALIASCFVNPKPIDLRDAAVIAILRTGGIRRQELARLVLADLDRTSGSIVVQRGKGEKRRIVYLTAEALEIVEDWLKIRGNEPGALICPVNKGGRAEKRHFAEDGDGIYKLVKERALKAGVEQFSPHDFRRTFCSNLFDANTDTFTVQQLAGHASPATTAKYDRRGEETKRQAVQGLKLK, encoded by the coding sequence ATGCGCCTGTTGTCCGCCAATGAAATCGTTACGCTCAAGCTCACTGAGCCTGTCCCTTTAAGCAATCATCCTGCCGCCGTTTACCTCGGCTCGTTAACGCTGGGATCGGAGCGGGCAATGCGTTCGGCGTTAAATCAAATTGCCTCATTATTGACGGCGGGAGAATGTGATGCTATGACTTTAGACTGGTCGAAACTTCGCTATCGTCATACGGCAGCAGTTCGTACGGCTCTGAAACAAAAATTAGCTGCTACTACAGTAAACAGAATGCTGGTAGCTTTGCGGCGAGTGTTATTAGAAGCTTACCAATTGGATTTAATCGAGATGACCCATTACAATAAAGCGATCGCCTTACCGTCGCTAAAAACCTCCCTTGGCTTGCGCGGTCGAGCTTTAACAAGTGAAGAAATTAGTGCATTGATTGCTAGTTGCTTTGTTAACCCTAAGCCCATAGATTTACGAGATGCGGCAGTAATTGCGATTTTGCGAACGGGCGGAATCAGACGGCAAGAATTGGCACGTTTAGTATTAGCTGACCTTGACCGCACGAGTGGCTCAATTGTTGTGCAGCGCGGAAAAGGAGAAAAGCGGCGCATTGTTTATCTGACCGCCGAAGCTCTTGAGATTGTAGAGGATTGGCTAAAAATTAGGGGTAACGAACCAGGGGCATTAATTTGTCCCGTCAACAAAGGAGGTAGAGCCGAAAAGCGGCATTTCGCTGAGGATGGAGATGGTATTTACAAGCTTGTGAAAGAACGAGCGCTAAAAGCAGGGGTTGAGCAATTTTCTCCTCACGACTTCCGGCGCACCTTTTGCTCAAACTTGTTCGATGCTAATACAGATACATTCACTGTGCAGCAGTTGGCTGGTCATGCGTCTCCAGCTACTACCGCTAAGTATGACCGCCGAGGAGAGGAAACTAAGCGTCAAGCTGTACAGGGATTGAAGTTAAAGTAG
- a CDS encoding PIN domain-containing protein, which yields MIALDTNILVRYVTADDLEQWQLAAALIEAEGQLCFLSNIVLCELVWVLQGKPYQFTRPQISGVLEAMLATPVMEFENRSAVYQALQRMKVGKADFSDYLIGAIAHQAECSTTYSFDRKLIGEKGFQYPRISDNTIDSDRVKS from the coding sequence GTGATTGCACTTGATACCAATATTTTAGTGCGTTACGTGACTGCTGATGACCTAGAGCAGTGGCAATTAGCCGCCGCGCTAATTGAAGCAGAGGGGCAATTGTGCTTTCTCTCTAATATTGTTCTTTGTGAGTTGGTTTGGGTACTTCAAGGTAAACCTTACCAATTTACTCGTCCACAAATTTCTGGCGTTCTGGAAGCCATGCTTGCCACTCCGGTGATGGAGTTTGAGAACCGATCCGCCGTCTATCAAGCTTTACAGCGCATGAAAGTGGGAAAAGCCGATTTCTCTGATTACTTAATTGGCGCAATCGCTCATCAAGCTGAGTGTTCTACTACTTATTCCTTTGACCGTAAGCTAATTGGTGAAAAAGGTTTTCAGTATCCACGCATTTCCGACAATACAATAGATAGCGACCGGGTAAAAAGTTGA